In the genome of Sebastes umbrosus isolate fSebUmb1 chromosome 14, fSebUmb1.pri, whole genome shotgun sequence, one region contains:
- the cdc42ep4a gene encoding cdc42 effector protein 4a, translating into MPILKQLVSGSSQTKRRSRMDLTREMISAPLGDFRHTMHVGRSGDAFGDTSFLSTRSGEPPPENNFFPRSPRPGLLSRTFRSSKRSQSVNRVDQQSTLLTPGGSPTYVKNAMSLPFLNDDGSGDGMVAKSLSSSPLKQIGEVDGRGAAATAHFLELQERSFGELTELPESSHHYGGGMKHAESVMSFHVDLGPSMMGDILGVMEKEEDDLGYEEGKSSEGRASPPLSTHGGEEDSVEREKDVDAEEEMEMEEEAAEQPAPMHPASSVDLAPENGGPYTPEYTPETRPKHLQHLDSCSMSSSGSAALDEKPNSQTYAGDTDSATFSAPPEEDSNFSSFLEDEDDEIRV; encoded by the coding sequence ATGCCCATCCTAAAACAGCTAGTGTCTGGCTCCTCCCAGACCAAGCGCCGCTCCCGCATGGACCtgaccagggagatgatcagcGCTCCGCTGGGCGACTTCCGCCACACCATGCATGTAGGCCGCAGCGGCGACGCGTTCGGAGACACATCCTTCCTCAGCACCCGCTCAGGTGAACCTCCCCCTGAGAACAATTTCTTCCCCCGCTCTCCCCGGCCCGGCCTCCTGTCTCGCACCTTCAGGAGCAGCAAGCGCTCCCAGTCGGTGAACCGAGTGGACCAGCAGAGCACCCTGCTGACCCCTGGTGGCTCACCCACCTATGTGAAGAATGCCATGTCTCTGCCCTTCCTCAATGATGATGGCAGCGGGGACGGTATGGTGGCGAAGAGTTTGTCCTCGAGTCCTTTAAAGCAAATCGGGGAGGTGGACGGGAGAGGCGCAGCTGCAACCGCTCACTTCCTGGAGCTGCAAGAGCGGAGCTTCGGGGAGCTGACTGAGCTTCCGGAGAGCTCCCACCACTACGGAGGTGGCATGAAGCACGCCGAGTCGGTAATGTCTTTCCATGTCGACCTCGGACCCTCCATGATGGGCGACATCCTGGGGGtgatggagaaggaggaggacgaTCTCGGCTACGAGGAGGGCAAGAGCAGCGAGGGCCGGGCCTCGCCGCCTCTCAGCACCCACGGTGGCGAAGAGGACAgcgtggagagagaaaaagatgtgGATgcggaggaggagatggagatggaggaagaAGCTGCAGAACAGCCGGCCCCTATGCATCCAGCCAGCTCTGTAGACTTGGCGCCTGAGAACGGAGGTCCGTACACCCCAGAGTACACTCCCGAGACTCGGCCCAAACACTTGCAGCATCTAGACAGCTGCTCCATGTCCAGCTCTGGCTCGGCTGCCCTGGACGAGAAACCAAACAGCCAGACGTATGCAGGAGATACAGACAGCGCCACCTTTAGCGCCCCGCCAGAGGAGGACAGCAACTTCTCCtctttcttggaggatgaagacGATGAGATCCGCGTATGA